The Bacteroidales bacterium sequence GAGGCCGCGGCGGAGGAGGATTCCCTGCCGGTGTGAAGTGGGATTTTGCATATAAGAACGAATCGGATCAGAAATACGTAGTATGTAATGCAGATGAAGGCGATCCGGGGGCATTCATGGACCGCTCCATACTGGAGGGCGACCCCCATTCTGTACTCGAGGCTATGGCCATTTGCGGTTACGCCATTGGTGCTGATAAAGGTTTGATTTACATAAGGGCAGAATATCCCTTAGCCATCAGGAGACTTAAAGTTGCCATAGATCAGGCCAGAGAATATGGTATGCTGGGAGAGGGTATCTTTGATACGGATTTCAATTTTGATGTACAGTTGCGGTATGGTGCAGGAGCCTTTGTGTGTGGAGAGGAAACGGCTTTAATACATTCCATGGAAGGAGACAGGGGAGAACCTACATTTAAACCTCCTTTTCCTGCTGAATCCGGCTATCTGGGGAAACCTACAAACGTCAATAATGTAGAGACTTATGCCAATATTCCTGTGATCATCAACAAGGGAGCAGGATGGTTCAAAAAAATTGGCACGGAAAAATCGACAGGTACCAAGGTTTTTGCACTGGCCGGCAAGGTTAATAACGTGGGACTCATAGAGGTACCCATGGGAACTACCCTCAGGGAAGTGGTTTTTGAGATTGGCGGAGGCATTAAAGAAGGAAAGAAATTCAAGGCAGTGCAAACCGGTGGACCCTCCGGCGGTTGCCTCACGGAAGATCATTTGGATACACCCATCGATTTTGATAACCTGATTGCAGTAGGTTCTATGATGGGGTCAGGAGGTATGATCGTGTTGGATGAAGATGATTGTATGGTGTCGATAGCCAAATTCTTCCTGGAATTTACCGTGGAAGAATCCTGCGGAAAATGCTCCCCTTGCCGTATAGGTAATAAAAGGTTGCATGAATTGCTTGACCGGATAACCCAGGGAAAAGCGGAGAAAAAGGATATACAGCGTTTGAAGAATATGTGTCACGTTATAGCGGATACTTCGCTCTGCGGACTGGGCCAGACTGCTCCGAGTCCGGTGCTTTCAACCCTGCAAAACTTCTGGGATGAATATGTAGCTCATGTGGAAGACCAACGTTGCCCGGCCGGAGCATGTAAAGATCTTATGCGT is a genomic window containing:
- a CDS encoding NADH-quinone oxidoreductase subunit NuoF, with product MANYKMHLLVCGGTGCRASASDSILESLKQKLEENNLQDDVQVIFTGCFGFCEKGPIVKVLPDNTFYTQVKPEDSEDIVQEHLIKGRQVEKLLYQDPETGDTIHDSKKMDFYKKQIRIALRNCGFIDPENIDEYIARDGYFALGTVLNDMSREEVISEMKESGLRGRGGGGFPAGVKWDFAYKNESDQKYVVCNADEGDPGAFMDRSILEGDPHSVLEAMAICGYAIGADKGLIYIRAEYPLAIRRLKVAIDQAREYGMLGEGIFDTDFNFDVQLRYGAGAFVCGEETALIHSMEGDRGEPTFKPPFPAESGYLGKPTNVNNVETYANIPVIINKGAGWFKKIGTEKSTGTKVFALAGKVNNVGLIEVPMGTTLREVVFEIGGGIKEGKKFKAVQTGGPSGGCLTEDHLDTPIDFDNLIAVGSMMGSGGMIVLDEDDCMVSIAKFFLEFTVEESCGKCSPCRIGNKRLHELLDRITQGKAEKKDIQRLKNMCHVIADTSLCGLGQTAPSPVLSTLQNFWDEYVAHVEDQRCPAGACKDLMRYEIIPENCVGCTACARKCPVGAITGERKQVHYIDQDKCIKCGACLEACKFDAVIIK